The following are encoded together in the Gasterosteus aculeatus chromosome 7, fGasAcu3.hap1.1, whole genome shotgun sequence genome:
- the LOC120821307 gene encoding sialoadhesin, whose product MWVDLLSDGGEDPQHQDRMEVTSLCLVLSALAVHPDRSQFFVYDRVALTCGPPGCSGGWTLQRNTSTHAARTCPSAWGLATNGSGCVIDTVYPSDSGVYWCGSELRGSNSLNITVTDSDVILQSPALPVTEGDRLTLLCACRGARGEPPPAAFFYKDGAMIGDRPAANVTFAGVSRSDEGFYRCAVPGRGESPRSWLAVRVAAEPPPPTPPPRPPVPRLACVVLLVVLLVVLHVLLVAVCAKVRRKVRGDASGHPQS is encoded by the exons ATGTGGGTGGACCTTCTGTCAGACGGAGGTGAGGACCCTCAACATCAAGACAGGATGGAGGTCACATCGCTCTGCCTGGTGCTCT CCGCGTTGGCCGTCCACCCCGACAGGTCGCAGTTCTTCGTGTACGACCGCGTGGCGCTGACCTGCGGGCCGCCGGGCTGCTCCGGCGGCTGGACGCTGCAGAGGAACACCTCCACCCACGCGGCCCGGACGTGCCCCTCCGCCTGGGGGCTGGCGACAAACGGCTCCGGCTGCGTCATCGACACGGTCTACCCGTCGGACAGCGGGGTCTACTGGTGCGGGTCCGAGCTCCGCGGCAGCAACAGCCTCAACATCACCGTGACCG actcgGACGTGATCCTGCAGAGCCCCGCGCTGCCCGTGACGGAGGGCGACCGGCTGACGCTCCTCTGCGCGTGCCGGGGGGCGCGGGGGGAGCCGCCGCCCGCCGCCTTCTTCTACAAGGACGGGGCGATGATCGGCGATCGGCCCGCGGCGAACGTGACCTTTGCGGGGGTGTCGCGGTCCGACGAAGGCTTCTACCGGTGCGCGGTGCCCGGGCGGGGGGAGTCCCCGCGGAGCTGGCTGGCCGTGAGAG TCGCGGCTGAGCCCCCGCCCCCAACCCCGCCCCCTCGCCCACCTGTGCCCAGGCTGGCGTGTGTCGTCCTGCTGGTGGTCCTGCTGGTGGTCCTGCACGTCCTCCTCGTGGCAGTCTGCGCGAAGGTGCGCAGGAAGGTGCGCGGGGACGCCTCCGGACATCCTCAAAGTTAA
- the LOC120821308 gene encoding ankyrin repeat domain-containing protein 46: MSYVFINDSSQTNVPLLQACIDGDLPFAKRLLETGCDPNIRDNRGRTGLHLAAARGNVDICRLLHKFGADLLATDYQGNTALHLCGHVDTIQFLVSNGLKIDICNHNGSTPLVLAKRRGVNKDAIRLLEGLEEQEVKGFNRGPHSKLETMQMADSESAMESHSLLNPNLQSSEGVLSSFRTTWQEFVEDLGFWRVLLLLVVIALLSLGIAYYVSGVLPFSTSQLELVH, translated from the exons ATGtcctatgtcttcatcaacgaCTCGTCGCAGACCAACGTGCCCCTGCTGCAGGCCTGCATCGATGGAGACCTGCCTTTCGCCAAGCGGCTCCTGGAGACGGGCTGCGACCCCAACATCCGCGACAACCGGGGCCGCACCGGCCTGCACCTAGCCGCCGCCCGGGGGAACGTGGACATATGCCGCCTGCTGCACAAGTTCGGGGCCGATCTGTTGGCGACTGACTATCAGGGAAATACGGCGCTCCACCTGTGTGGCCACGTGGACACGATACAGTTCCTGGTCTCCAACGGGCTGAAGATCGATATCTG TAACCACAACGGCTCCACCCCTCTGGTGCTGGCGAAGAGACGCGGCGTCAACAAGGACGCCATCCGTCTGCTGGAAGgactggaggagcaggaggtgaaggGCTTCAACAGGGGACCTCACTCCAAGCTGGAGACCATGCAGATGGCCGACAGTGAGAG CGCGATGGAGAGCCACTCCTTACTCAACCCCAACCTGCAGAGCAGCGAGGGCGTCCTGTCCAGCTTCCGCACCACCTGGCAGGAGTTTGTGGAGGACCTGGGCTTCTGgagggtgctgctgctgctggtggtcatCGCCCTGCTCTCCCTGGGCATCGCCTACTACGTCAGCGGGGTCCTGCCCTTCTCCACCAGCCAGCTGGAGCTGGTGCACTGA
- the LOC144410215 gene encoding putative selection and upkeep of intraepithelial T-cells protein 1 homolog, which translates to MFASLPVPVTVLLLAAVSPLLNVTGASTVKILAVVGQTVILPCAVREENVLHVGWTKDSDTAFVYKDGCEAFGDKSDAFLYRTQLILKELKDGNMSLRLSDVRLSDAGTWTCRRTRTQVDCTVELSVGAASEPTLAVVPGTGVTLQCEAACWVPKPDVTFLDAQGNIIDAEASKYHQDPESRCYNVTRRAAMQAGNYFTCRVNQSEINQTKTVKIPDNCTIPWTVAIIAAVMFSIVIVIVCQQRNSEWVRKWICAQSSVQSLTSSKSQRDQAPLLQNNSELQKEIDELKSKLHDKDENNSGLTK; encoded by the exons ATGTTCGCTTCGCTCCCCGTGCCGGTGACCGTCCTGCTTCTCGCCGCCGTATCGCCGCTTCTGAACGTCACAG gCGCTTCGACGGTGAAGATCCTGGCCGTTGTTGGTCAAACGGTCATCCTTCCCTGCGCAGTCCGTGAAGAAAACGTCCTACACGTAGGGTGGACAAAGGACAGTGACACGGCCTTCGTGTATAAGGACGGCTGTGAGGCCTTTGGAGACAAGAGCGACGCCTTCCTCTACCGCACCCAGCtcatcctgaaggagctgaaggacGGGAACATGTCGCTGCGGCTCTCCGACGTGCGGCTGTCCGATGCAGGGACCTGGACGTGCAGGAGGACCCGGACCCAGGTCGACTGCACGGTGGAGCTCTCTGTGG GTGCAGCTTCTGAGCCCACACTGGCTGTGGTTCCAGGGACGGGGGTCACCCTGCAGTGCGAAGCCGCCTGCTGGGTCCCGAAGCCCGACGTCACATTTCTTGACGCACAAGGAAACATCATTGACGCCGAAGCCTCGAAGTACCATCAAGACCCCGAAAGCCGATGTTACAACGTCACGAGGAGAGCGGCCATGCAGGCGGGAAACTA cttcacctgcagagtCAACCAGTCTGAGATTAACCAGACCAAGACCGTAAAGATTCCAG ATAACTGCACAATACCCTGGACAGTGGCCATCATCGCTGCTGTTATGTTTtcaattgtaattgtaattgtatgCCAACAGAGGAACTCCG AATGGGTACGTAAATGGATTTGCGCACAATCATCAGTCCAAAGTTTAACAAGCAGCAAAAGTCAGAGAGACCAGGCTCCACTTCTCCAAAACAACTCCGAGCTCCAGAAAGAAATCGATGAACTGAAGTCCAAACTTCACGACAAAGATGAGAACAACTCCGGATTGACCAAATAA
- the LOC144410214 gene encoding uncharacterized protein LOC144410214 isoform X2, translating into MCRLLAPAALLLLSIVPTVTEVVRSMSDCKGYFLNDAPPNIPGILEGGNILDQNRYKPICQTWENETRFVTLYDTVNKIPVFSAYRYRGHESGRRKVPWKIEPQLEDVNANKNMMRCEENAYEHQAADDNYKRQEIYDRGHLFPNSYALREDDKSSTFTLTNIVPQVGTFNKGSWNKMEKCIKCVLDEYCKDNNNKPEGFLVTGAQPGNGRMNNIVNVPSALWSAFCCYSRSEGQWLASAHWGENVEDRGEHLQTKTLIELEQEIWNVETPIFPGTQCPLNTTVSHLYPNLKKTCDCPPNISTTSAPPTTAATTTSTEPSTSPASTSHSPPTTSGPFSTTSGPLSTSPPPTTSGPFSTTSGPLSTSPSPTTSGLFSTTSGPLSTSPSPTTSGLFSTTSGPLSTSPSPTTSGLFSTSPPPTTSGSFSTTSGPLSTLSPLTTSGPFSTSHPPPTTSGPLSTSSPPTTSGPLRTSGPPPTTSGPFSTSHPPPTTSGPLSTSPSPTTSGLLSTTSGPLSTSPSPTTSGPLSTSPSPTTSGLLSTSPPPTTSGSFSTTSGPLSTLSPLTTSGPFSTSHPPPTTSGPLSTSPSPTTSAPSTTTTTYTTPTKSTTTKKKKDDDKNENDGMKGEPGGPVSSITSLFNSLVHGVVGAYVAQLINQMQGALAAAAGSLGGLENVLIPVVVIPARVVAVTATTQTAIISEERTAKPSPATLIVSTVAQTAPTAPRDEDLSSKSTHPQSTLAPASTLPAEFTTTEPSTSPASTSHPPPSTSGSFSTTSGPLSTSPPPTTSGPLSTSPPLTTSGPLSTSPPPTTSGPLSTSPPLTTSGPFSASPPPTTSGLFSSTSGYFSTSRPPPTTSGPSSSLCRHMAPRHKFRYFCHLQNWRRGDNRLRGHNSRLVHKCCLHYLRSTDEDALY; encoded by the exons ATGTGTCGCCTCTTGGCCCccgccgctctcctcctcctgtccatcGTTCCCACGGTAACCGAAGTGGTGAGGTCGATGTCCGACTGCAAAGGGTATTTCCTTAATGATGCTCCGCCAAACATCCCGGGAATCCTGGAGGGAGGGAACATCCTGGACCAGAACAGATACAAACCCATCTGCCAGACGTGGGAGAACGAGACGCGTTTTGTGACGCTCTACGACACGGTGAACAAGATCCCGGTGTTTTCCGCCTACAGGTACCGAGGGCACGAGTCGGGGAGGCGAAAAGTCCCATGGAAAATAGAACCACAG CTTGAGGATGTAAATGCCAACAAGAACATGATGCGATGCGAGGAGAATGCTTACGAACATCAGGCAGCGGATGACAATTACAAACGGCAAGAAATCTACGACAGAGGACATTTATTTCCAAACTCCTACGCATTGAGAGAAGACGATAAGAGTTCTACCTTCACCCTAACCAACATTGTTCCACAAGTAGGGACATTTAACAAGGGAAGTTGGAACAAAATGGAGAAATGCATCAAATGTGTTCTGGATGAGTACTGTaaagacaacaacaataaaccaGAGGGCTTTTTGGTAACTGGAGCACAGCCCGGCAACGGAAGAATGAATAACATAGTTAATGTTCCTTCCGCGCTGTGGTCAGCGTTCTGCTGCTACAGTCGCAGTGAAGGCCAGTGGCTGGCAAGTGCACATTGGGGCGAAAATGTGGAAGATCGTGGCGAACATCTTCAAACAAAGACCTTGATAGAGCTCGAACAGGAGATATGGAACGTTGAAACTCCAATTTTTCCTGGAACACAGTGTCCTCTCAACACAACGGTCTCTCACTTGTACCCAAATCTTAAAAAAACATGCGACTGCCCACCAAACATTTCAACTACTTCTGCCCCGCCCACAACCGCTGCCACAACTACTTCAACTGAACCGTCAACCTCCCCGGCTTCCACATCTCATTCTCCTCCAACCACATCTGGTCCTTTTAGTACCACATCTGGCCCTCTTAGTACATCACCTCCCCCCACCACATCTGGTCCTTTTAGTACCACATCTGGCCCTCTTAGTACATCACCTTCTCCCACCACATCTGGTCTGTTTAGTACCACATCTGGCCCTCTTAGTACATCACCTTCTCCCACCACATCTGGTCTGTTTAGTACCACATCTGGCCCTCTTAGTACATCACCTTCTCCCACCACATCTGGTCTGTTTAGTACATCACCTCCTCCAACCACATCTGGTTCTTTTAGTACCACATCTGGCCCTCTTAGTACATTGTCTCCACTCACCACATCTGGTCCTTTTAGTacatctcatcctcctcctaCCACATCTGGCCCTCTTAGTACATCATCTCCTCCCACCACATCTGGCCCTCTTAGAACATCTGGTCCCCCTCCCACCACATCTGGTCCTTTTAGTacatctcatcctcctcctaCCACATCTGGCCCTCTTAGTACATCACCTTCTCCCACCACATCTGGTCTGTTAAGTACCACATCTGGCCCTCTTAGTACATCACCTTCTCCCACCACATCTGGCCCTCTTAGTACATCACCTTCTCCCACCACATCTGGTCTGTTAAGTACATCACCTCCTCCAACCACATCTGGTTCTTTTAGTACCACATCTGGCCCTCTTAGTACATTGTCTCCACTCACCACATCTGGTCCTTTTAGTacatctcatcctcctcctaCCACATCTGGCCCTCTTAGTACATCACCTTCTCCCACCACATCTGCCCCGTCCACAACCACGACTACTTACACTACACCAACCAAGAGCACCACaactaaaaagaagaaagatgatgacaaaaatgaaaatgatgggATGAAAGGAGAGCCAGGAGGTCCAGTATCATCAATAACATCTTTATTTAACTCGTTGGTTCATGGGGTTGTCGGAGCGTATGTAGCACAACTAATTAATCAAATGCAAGGTGctttggctgctgctgccgggtCACTGGGAGGACTAGAGAATGTGTTAATCCCTGTTGTGGTAATACCCGCCAGGGTCGTTGCAGTCACCGCTACGACACAAACAGCTATCATCTCTGAGGAAAGAACTGCCAAACCATCTCCAGCTACACTAATAGTTTCCACTGTGGCTCAAACTGCCCCCACCGCTCCAAGGGACGAAGACCTCAGTTCAAAATCAACTCACCCTCAATCTACATTAGCACCCGCCTCTACTCTCCCTGCAGAATTCACTACAACTGAACCGTCAACTTCACCCGCGTCCACATCTCATCCCCCTCCATCCACATCTGGTTCTTTTAGTACAACATCTGGCCCTCTTAGTACATCACCTCCTCCCACCACATCTGGCCCTCTTAGTACATCACCTCCTCTCACCACATCTGGCCCTCTTAGTACATCACCTCCTCCCACCACATCTGGCCCTCTTAGTACATCACCTCCTCTCACCACATCTGGTCCTTTTAGTgcatcacctcctcccaccACATCTGGTCTGTTTAGTAGCACATCTGGTTATTTTAGTACATCGCGTCCTCCTCCTACCACATCTGGCCCTAGTTCATCTCTTTGTCGACATATGGCCCCCCGCCACAAATTTCGTTATTTCTGCCACCTCCAAAACTGGCGCCGCGGCGACAATCGGCTCCGCGGCCACAACAGCCGCCTCGTCCACAAGTGCTGCCTCCACTACTTACGCTCCACCGACGAAGACGCCTTATATTAA
- the LOC120821306 gene encoding uncharacterized protein LOC120821306 — MKLRLLTSVLVLFFSTEWQRAEARVALVGDSVELVRTDNCPDGAKLMTGDNKVVVAEKVNGTWIGKGPYDGRIGKNTSSSVVLAGVWINDRGLYESTCGDTRVNLEVVAAGDKSVREGEQVRLNCHLNTDASVTLVKWEKDGALVINITASSLNGNRTGFERGRVSVSPDCFRTGNFSLSIERVRKEDAGVYRCFIAEKTRGVPAAVRMEVTNQTTEVPDCATQSENNIWTAVPITSALLVGLAGLVVGLVVGLVVGRKAPSLLGHLKTCRSRSRCRPDAVSHPDAAAQLLNGNSRIPEASLESSHAESKV, encoded by the exons ATGAAGTTGCGTCTGCTGACATCTGTCCTCGTTCTCTTCTTTTCCACCGAATGGCAGCGCGCTGAAGCCCGCGTGGCATTAGTGGGAGACTCCGTGGAGTTAGTGAGGACGGACAACTGCCCCGATGGCGCCAAACTGATGACGGGAGACAACAAGGTGGTTGTGGCCGAGAAGGTTAACGGCACTTGGATCGGAAAGGGACCTTACGATGGACGGATTGGAAAGAACACTTCGTCCTCGGTTGTCCTCGCCGGTGTGTGGATCAATGACCGCGGTCTGTACGAGTCCACCTGCGGGGACACGCGGGTTAATCTCGAGGTTGTCGCAGCTGGCGATAAATCGGTGCGCGAGGGAGAGCAGGTCCGACTGAACTGTCATCTCAACACGGACGCATCTGTGACGCTCGTAAAATGGGAAAAAGACGGAGCGCTCGTCATAAATATTACAGCGTCCAGCCTGAACGGCAACAGGACAGGATTTGAGAGGGGACGTGTGTCCGTGTCTCCGGACTGTTTCCGGACGGGGAACTTCTCTCTGAGCATCGAGAGGGTCCGGAAGGAAGACGCAGGTGTCTACAGGTGCTTCATCGCGGAAAAGACGCGGGGAgttcctgctgctgtcaggaTGGAAGTCACCAATCAGACCACAGAGGTGCCCGACTGC GCCACTCAGAGCGAGAACAACATCTGGACTGCCGTCCCCATCACGAGCGCACTTCTGGTGGGGCTGGCGGGGctggtggtggggctggtggtggggctggtggtggGTCGCAAGGCCCCCTCTCTGCTCGGACACTTGAAGACGTGCCGCTCCAGGTCCCGCTGCCGCCCAGATGCGGTCTCACATCCAGATGCGGCAGCACAGCTACTGAACGGGAACTCTCGGATCCCTGAAGCCTCTTTGGAAAGTTCCCACGCAGAGTCCAAAGTCTGA
- the LOC144410214 gene encoding uncharacterized protein LOC144410214 isoform X1 — translation MTSVRTVFVLCSDFRIQTFQEMCRLLAPAALLLLSIVPTVTEVVRSMSDCKGYFLNDAPPNIPGILEGGNILDQNRYKPICQTWENETRFVTLYDTVNKIPVFSAYRYRGHESGRRKVPWKIEPQLEDVNANKNMMRCEENAYEHQAADDNYKRQEIYDRGHLFPNSYALREDDKSSTFTLTNIVPQVGTFNKGSWNKMEKCIKCVLDEYCKDNNNKPEGFLVTGAQPGNGRMNNIVNVPSALWSAFCCYSRSEGQWLASAHWGENVEDRGEHLQTKTLIELEQEIWNVETPIFPGTQCPLNTTVSHLYPNLKKTCDCPPNISTTSAPPTTAATTTSTEPSTSPASTSHSPPTTSGPFSTTSGPLSTSPPPTTSGPFSTTSGPLSTSPSPTTSGLFSTTSGPLSTSPSPTTSGLFSTTSGPLSTSPSPTTSGLFSTSPPPTTSGSFSTTSGPLSTLSPLTTSGPFSTSHPPPTTSGPLSTSSPPTTSGPLRTSGPPPTTSGPFSTSHPPPTTSGPLSTSPSPTTSGLLSTTSGPLSTSPSPTTSGPLSTSPSPTTSGLLSTSPPPTTSGSFSTTSGPLSTLSPLTTSGPFSTSHPPPTTSGPLSTSPSPTTSAPSTTTTTYTTPTKSTTTKKKKDDDKNENDGMKGEPGGPVSSITSLFNSLVHGVVGAYVAQLINQMQGALAAAAGSLGGLENVLIPVVVIPARVVAVTATTQTAIISEERTAKPSPATLIVSTVAQTAPTAPRDEDLSSKSTHPQSTLAPASTLPAEFTTTEPSTSPASTSHPPPSTSGSFSTTSGPLSTSPPPTTSGPLSTSPPLTTSGPLSTSPPPTTSGPLSTSPPLTTSGPFSASPPPTTSGLFSSTSGYFSTSRPPPTTSGPSSSLCRHMAPRHKFRYFCHLQNWRRGDNRLRGHNSRLVHKCCLHYLRSTDEDALY, via the exons ATGACATCTGTCCGAACTGTTTTCGTTCTCTGCTCTGACTTCAGGATACAGACCTTTCAGGAGATGTGTCGCCTCTTGGCCCccgccgctctcctcctcctgtccatcGTTCCCACGGTAACCGAAGTGGTGAGGTCGATGTCCGACTGCAAAGGGTATTTCCTTAATGATGCTCCGCCAAACATCCCGGGAATCCTGGAGGGAGGGAACATCCTGGACCAGAACAGATACAAACCCATCTGCCAGACGTGGGAGAACGAGACGCGTTTTGTGACGCTCTACGACACGGTGAACAAGATCCCGGTGTTTTCCGCCTACAGGTACCGAGGGCACGAGTCGGGGAGGCGAAAAGTCCCATGGAAAATAGAACCACAG CTTGAGGATGTAAATGCCAACAAGAACATGATGCGATGCGAGGAGAATGCTTACGAACATCAGGCAGCGGATGACAATTACAAACGGCAAGAAATCTACGACAGAGGACATTTATTTCCAAACTCCTACGCATTGAGAGAAGACGATAAGAGTTCTACCTTCACCCTAACCAACATTGTTCCACAAGTAGGGACATTTAACAAGGGAAGTTGGAACAAAATGGAGAAATGCATCAAATGTGTTCTGGATGAGTACTGTaaagacaacaacaataaaccaGAGGGCTTTTTGGTAACTGGAGCACAGCCCGGCAACGGAAGAATGAATAACATAGTTAATGTTCCTTCCGCGCTGTGGTCAGCGTTCTGCTGCTACAGTCGCAGTGAAGGCCAGTGGCTGGCAAGTGCACATTGGGGCGAAAATGTGGAAGATCGTGGCGAACATCTTCAAACAAAGACCTTGATAGAGCTCGAACAGGAGATATGGAACGTTGAAACTCCAATTTTTCCTGGAACACAGTGTCCTCTCAACACAACGGTCTCTCACTTGTACCCAAATCTTAAAAAAACATGCGACTGCCCACCAAACATTTCAACTACTTCTGCCCCGCCCACAACCGCTGCCACAACTACTTCAACTGAACCGTCAACCTCCCCGGCTTCCACATCTCATTCTCCTCCAACCACATCTGGTCCTTTTAGTACCACATCTGGCCCTCTTAGTACATCACCTCCCCCCACCACATCTGGTCCTTTTAGTACCACATCTGGCCCTCTTAGTACATCACCTTCTCCCACCACATCTGGTCTGTTTAGTACCACATCTGGCCCTCTTAGTACATCACCTTCTCCCACCACATCTGGTCTGTTTAGTACCACATCTGGCCCTCTTAGTACATCACCTTCTCCCACCACATCTGGTCTGTTTAGTACATCACCTCCTCCAACCACATCTGGTTCTTTTAGTACCACATCTGGCCCTCTTAGTACATTGTCTCCACTCACCACATCTGGTCCTTTTAGTacatctcatcctcctcctaCCACATCTGGCCCTCTTAGTACATCATCTCCTCCCACCACATCTGGCCCTCTTAGAACATCTGGTCCCCCTCCCACCACATCTGGTCCTTTTAGTacatctcatcctcctcctaCCACATCTGGCCCTCTTAGTACATCACCTTCTCCCACCACATCTGGTCTGTTAAGTACCACATCTGGCCCTCTTAGTACATCACCTTCTCCCACCACATCTGGCCCTCTTAGTACATCACCTTCTCCCACCACATCTGGTCTGTTAAGTACATCACCTCCTCCAACCACATCTGGTTCTTTTAGTACCACATCTGGCCCTCTTAGTACATTGTCTCCACTCACCACATCTGGTCCTTTTAGTacatctcatcctcctcctaCCACATCTGGCCCTCTTAGTACATCACCTTCTCCCACCACATCTGCCCCGTCCACAACCACGACTACTTACACTACACCAACCAAGAGCACCACaactaaaaagaagaaagatgatgacaaaaatgaaaatgatgggATGAAAGGAGAGCCAGGAGGTCCAGTATCATCAATAACATCTTTATTTAACTCGTTGGTTCATGGGGTTGTCGGAGCGTATGTAGCACAACTAATTAATCAAATGCAAGGTGctttggctgctgctgccgggtCACTGGGAGGACTAGAGAATGTGTTAATCCCTGTTGTGGTAATACCCGCCAGGGTCGTTGCAGTCACCGCTACGACACAAACAGCTATCATCTCTGAGGAAAGAACTGCCAAACCATCTCCAGCTACACTAATAGTTTCCACTGTGGCTCAAACTGCCCCCACCGCTCCAAGGGACGAAGACCTCAGTTCAAAATCAACTCACCCTCAATCTACATTAGCACCCGCCTCTACTCTCCCTGCAGAATTCACTACAACTGAACCGTCAACTTCACCCGCGTCCACATCTCATCCCCCTCCATCCACATCTGGTTCTTTTAGTACAACATCTGGCCCTCTTAGTACATCACCTCCTCCCACCACATCTGGCCCTCTTAGTACATCACCTCCTCTCACCACATCTGGCCCTCTTAGTACATCACCTCCTCCCACCACATCTGGCCCTCTTAGTACATCACCTCCTCTCACCACATCTGGTCCTTTTAGTgcatcacctcctcccaccACATCTGGTCTGTTTAGTAGCACATCTGGTTATTTTAGTACATCGCGTCCTCCTCCTACCACATCTGGCCCTAGTTCATCTCTTTGTCGACATATGGCCCCCCGCCACAAATTTCGTTATTTCTGCCACCTCCAAAACTGGCGCCGCGGCGACAATCGGCTCCGCGGCCACAACAGCCGCCTCGTCCACAAGTGCTGCCTCCACTACTTACGCTCCACCGACGAAGACGCCTTATATTAA